The following coding sequences are from one Negativicoccus succinicivorans window:
- the rpmB gene encoding 50S ribosomal protein L28 has product MANYCEVCGKGTQTGMNVSHSHLKTKRTWKPNIQRVRVVLNGQTTRQNVCTRCLRSGKVERP; this is encoded by the coding sequence ATGGCAAATTATTGCGAAGTTTGTGGTAAAGGTACGCAAACCGGTATGAACGTCAGCCACTCACATTTGAAAACGAAACGAACCTGGAAACCGAATATTCAACGTGTACGTGTTGTTCTCAACGGTCAAACCACGCGACAGAACGTCTGCACTCGGTGCCTTCGTTCCGGCAAAGTGGAACGTCCTTAA
- a CDS encoding methionine ABC transporter ATP-binding protein: MIDLRHISKVYPGPQPVHAIKDIDLHIPESEICGIIGLSGAGKSTLIRCINMLETPTEGEVWVDGKNLTAMSEQELRNERKHIGMIFQHFNLLSHRTVYENIAFPLELAGLSKAEQKERIEPILELVGLTQRRDNYPAQLSGGQKQRVGIARALVSRPKVLLCDEATSALDPQTTKAILDLLKDINRRLHLTIVLITHEMQVIKEICNHVAVIENGRIIEQGGVADLFTAPKTATTREFVGSILSNEIPENLNYLHISQTPIPDADLLVRLSFIGDVTDEPLLATLIRRFDLEVSILYASIDYIQDTSFGRLIVTLGGSEDQMQAALAWLRACPIESEVIGYVPANR, encoded by the coding sequence ATGATAGATTTGCGACACATTAGCAAAGTATATCCCGGTCCGCAACCGGTGCACGCAATCAAAGATATCGACCTGCATATCCCCGAAAGCGAAATTTGCGGTATCATCGGCCTGTCCGGGGCCGGCAAGTCGACGCTGATCCGCTGTATCAACATGCTGGAAACGCCGACCGAAGGAGAAGTTTGGGTCGACGGTAAAAACCTGACGGCGATGAGCGAGCAGGAATTACGTAACGAACGCAAACATATCGGCATGATCTTCCAGCATTTCAATCTGCTGAGTCATCGTACCGTCTATGAAAATATCGCGTTTCCGTTAGAGCTCGCGGGACTTTCCAAAGCGGAACAAAAAGAACGGATCGAGCCGATTTTAGAACTCGTCGGTCTGACGCAACGCCGCGACAACTATCCCGCCCAACTTTCCGGCGGTCAAAAGCAGCGTGTCGGCATCGCCCGTGCGTTAGTTTCCCGACCGAAGGTGCTCCTTTGCGACGAAGCGACCAGCGCGCTCGATCCGCAGACTACCAAAGCAATCCTTGATCTTTTGAAAGATATCAATCGTCGCCTGCACCTGACCATCGTTTTGATCACGCATGAGATGCAGGTCATCAAAGAAATTTGTAACCACGTCGCCGTCATTGAAAACGGTCGCATCATCGAACAGGGCGGCGTGGCGGATCTTTTCACCGCGCCGAAAACGGCGACCACGCGCGAATTTGTCGGCTCAATTTTGAGCAATGAGATTCCGGAAAACTTAAACTATCTGCATATTTCCCAAACACCGATTCCCGATGCCGATTTACTGGTTCGGTTATCTTTTATCGGCGACGTTACCGATGAGCCGTTGTTGGCGACATTGATTCGTCGGTTTGATCTCGAAGTCAGCATTCTCTACGCTAGCATCGATTACATTCAGGACACCTCATTCGGTCGACTGATTGTGACGCTGGGCGGCAGTGAGGATCAAATGCAAGCCGCCTTGGCGTGGCTGCGCGCGTGTCCCATTGAAAGTGAGGTGATCGGTTATGTCCCCGCAAATCGTTAG
- a CDS encoding MetQ/NlpA family ABC transporter substrate-binding protein, with product MKRQWTVLFFLLCSLAVLAGCGTQKEPANAMLGTQERPLVVGVTAGPQAQILEQVKTVAARDGFVIKVAEFTDFVTPNQALANGEIDANAYQHQPYLNHFNKNNGDKLVSIGKTVLLPMALYAPKYKTLDALPDGAKVAIPNDPTNGGRALLLLQSAGLIQLGTNDITVTVADVKENPHHFEFLEVEAAQVPRSLDDVDAAAINTNYALEAGLSPVADARFVETKESPYACVLAVQKEAKTNAAYAKLLSYYQSEPVRDFINKEFKGALVPAF from the coding sequence ATGAAACGACAATGGACAGTCTTATTTTTCCTGCTTTGCAGCTTGGCCGTACTGGCCGGTTGCGGCACCCAAAAAGAGCCGGCAAACGCTATGCTCGGCACCCAAGAACGACCGCTCGTTGTCGGCGTAACGGCAGGTCCGCAGGCGCAAATTTTAGAGCAAGTCAAAACGGTGGCCGCGCGTGACGGATTCGTCATTAAAGTGGCGGAATTCACCGACTTCGTCACACCGAATCAGGCGCTCGCCAACGGCGAAATCGATGCCAACGCGTACCAACACCAGCCGTACTTGAACCATTTCAATAAAAACAACGGTGACAAATTAGTCTCGATCGGCAAAACCGTACTCTTACCGATGGCGCTCTATGCACCGAAATACAAAACGCTCGACGCCCTTCCCGACGGCGCGAAAGTAGCCATTCCGAACGATCCGACCAACGGCGGTCGCGCGCTCTTGCTGCTGCAGTCGGCCGGTCTGATTCAACTCGGCACGAATGATATCACCGTCACGGTCGCTGATGTCAAAGAAAATCCGCATCATTTCGAATTTCTTGAAGTGGAAGCCGCGCAGGTGCCGCGCTCGTTAGATGACGTGGACGCCGCCGCAATTAATACGAACTACGCGCTTGAAGCGGGCCTTTCCCCGGTTGCCGACGCGCGCTTTGTGGAAACGAAAGAATCGCCGTACGCTTGCGTGCTGGCCGTGCAAAAAGAAGCGAAAACCAACGCGGCGTATGCGAAACTGCTTTCTTACTACCAATCGGAGCCCGTACGCGACTTTATTAACAAAGAATTTAAAGGCGCGCTCGTGCCGGCGTTCTGA
- a CDS encoding deoxyguanosinetriphosphate triphosphohydrolase → MQIREVTEEREVKYLATHAAHSRDAVRDRPQDKDPLRTEYQRDRDRILHSKAFRRLKHKTQVYIAPTDHYRTRMTHTLEVSQIARTMARALRLNEDLTEAIALGHDVGHTPFGHVGEFAIRDLFGHFHHNEQSLRVLDVLEKHGAGLNLTQAVRDGILNHTGPNLPQTLEGQLVRYSDRIAYLCHDFDDAERAGMLTADDLPLEVQRRFGTTHSSMITAMVSDLVYSSLDRDCIIMPDATQAVMRIFREFMFANVYQAPALVPDRKRGYRLVQELCRYYLEDPARLPEEHQPNEIPVATAVIDYVAGLTDEYAIRLYQDTFLPRYWDVK, encoded by the coding sequence ATGCAAATCCGTGAAGTGACCGAAGAACGCGAAGTCAAATATTTAGCGACGCACGCGGCCCACAGCCGTGACGCCGTGCGTGACCGTCCGCAGGACAAGGACCCTTTGCGCACCGAATATCAACGGGATCGGGACCGGATTTTGCATAGCAAGGCGTTTCGACGCTTGAAACACAAGACGCAGGTATATATCGCGCCGACAGATCATTATCGCACGCGCATGACGCATACGTTGGAAGTGAGTCAAATCGCGCGGACGATGGCGCGCGCGTTGCGCTTGAATGAAGATTTGACGGAAGCGATCGCCTTGGGGCATGACGTGGGGCACACGCCGTTCGGTCATGTCGGTGAATTTGCGATTCGCGATCTGTTCGGACATTTTCATCATAATGAGCAAAGTCTGCGCGTGTTGGATGTGCTGGAAAAGCACGGCGCCGGTTTGAATTTGACGCAGGCCGTACGTGATGGTATTTTGAATCATACGGGACCAAATTTGCCGCAGACATTAGAAGGGCAGCTGGTTCGTTACAGTGACCGTATTGCCTACTTATGCCACGATTTTGATGATGCGGAGCGGGCGGGTATGCTCACGGCGGACGATTTGCCGCTGGAAGTGCAACGCCGTTTCGGAACGACGCATTCATCCATGATCACGGCGATGGTAAGCGACCTGGTGTATTCATCGTTGGATCGGGACTGTATTATCATGCCGGACGCCACGCAGGCGGTCATGCGCATATTTCGCGAATTCATGTTCGCCAATGTTTATCAGGCGCCGGCGCTGGTGCCGGATCGTAAACGCGGTTACCGCTTGGTACAGGAGCTTTGCCGCTACTATTTGGAAGATCCCGCGCGCTTGCCGGAGGAACATCAGCCGAACGAAATTCCGGTCGCAACGGCGGTGATTGATTATGTAGCCGGCTTGACGGACGAGTATGCGATTCGTTTATATCAAGACACGTTTTTGCCGCGCTATTGGGATGTTAAATAA
- a CDS encoding methionine ABC transporter permease — protein sequence MSPQIVSLLWQSLGETMYMVAVSSFLSAFFGIPLGVLLLVTDKGHILENAAINKPLGAVVNMLRSIPFIILMVAIIPLTRIIAGSSIGTTAACVPLTLAAIPFAGRLVETALKEVPFGLVEAAQSMGASPLQIIYKVLIPEALPTIIDSMTNVVVNLISYSAMAGAIGGGGLGDLAIRYGYQRFRLDVMLATIAILVIVVQLIQSLGNYLARRVNKK from the coding sequence ATGTCCCCGCAAATCGTTAGCCTCTTATGGCAGAGTTTAGGGGAAACAATGTACATGGTGGCCGTTTCCTCCTTTCTCTCGGCCTTCTTCGGGATTCCTCTCGGGGTCTTGCTGCTCGTTACCGATAAAGGTCATATTTTGGAAAATGCCGCGATTAATAAACCGCTCGGCGCCGTCGTCAATATGTTGCGTTCGATCCCGTTTATTATTTTGATGGTCGCGATTATTCCTTTGACCCGCATTATTGCCGGTTCCTCGATCGGCACGACCGCCGCGTGCGTACCCTTGACGCTCGCCGCAATTCCCTTTGCGGGGCGCCTGGTGGAAACGGCGCTGAAAGAAGTTCCGTTCGGCTTGGTTGAAGCCGCGCAATCGATGGGCGCTTCCCCGTTGCAAATCATCTATAAAGTGTTAATTCCCGAAGCGCTTCCGACCATCATCGACAGCATGACGAACGTCGTCGTCAATTTGATCAGCTACTCCGCGATGGCGGGCGCGATCGGCGGCGGCGGCTTGGGCGATCTCGCAATCCGCTACGGCTACCAGCGTTTCCGTCTCGATGTGATGCTCGCAACGATTGCGATATTGGTCATCGTTGTCCAATTGATTCAAAGTCTGGGTAATTATTTAGCACGACGCGTTAATAAAAAATAA